In Citrus sinensis cultivar Valencia sweet orange chromosome 4, DVS_A1.0, whole genome shotgun sequence, one DNA window encodes the following:
- the LOC102606970 gene encoding uncharacterized protein LOC102606970 isoform X1 codes for MIISCWMDLVGVAFLCAKTRHKWYRFDHSRSRQQQQHKCTETQTGFQKQTTTQGSFSNMTSSSCCKISPIIPIFVSYLLVLSSSICLVHSSDTGKNLNATNQTTLRPEEELHKLKFIRAHLNKINKPAVKTIQSPDGDIIDCVETHLQPAFDHPKLKGQRPLDPPARPNGHKPSGMITEEFQLWSFSGESCPEGTIPIRRTTEQDVLRATSVGKFGRKKIRRVRRDTNSNGHEHAVGYVTGDQYYGAKASINVWAPRVVNQYEFSLSQMWVISGSFGDDLNTIEAGWQVSPELYGDNYPRFFTYWTTDAYQATGCYNLLCSGFVQTNNRIAIGAAISPTSSYNGGQFDISLLIWKDPKHGNWWLEFGSGVLVGYWPSFLFTHLTDHASMVQFGGEIVNSRPSGFHTSTQMGSGHFAGEGFGKASYFRNLQVVDWDNNLIPLSNLRVLADHPNCYDIQGGINRVWGNYFYYGGPGKNPRCP; via the exons ATGATCATTTCCTGTTGGATGGATTTGGTGGGAGTTGCGTTTCTATGTGCCAAAACTAGGCATAAATGGTATCGTTTTGATCACAGCAGAAGCAGACAACAACAGCAGCACAAATGTACAGAAACACAAACAGGTttccaaaaacaaacaactacTCAAGGAAGTTTCTCAAATATGACTTCTTCTAGTTGCTGTAAGATCTCCCCAATCATTCCCATTTTTGTGTCCTATCTTCTTGTACTTTCTTCTTCGATTTGTCTTGTTCATTCTTCGGATACCGGCAAAAATCTAAATGCAACCAATCAAACAACTCTTCGCCCAGAGGAAGAGTTGCACAAGTTGAAGTTTATTAGAGCTCATctcaacaaaatcaacaagCCTGCTGTGAAGACCATTCAG AGTCCTGATGGTGATATTATAGATTGTGTAGAAACTCATCTACAGCCTGCTTTTGATCATCCTAAGTTGAAAGGACAGAGACCATtg GATCCACCGGCAAGACCAAATGGGCACAAGCCGAGTGGCATGATCACTGAAGAATTTCAGTTGTGGAGCTTCTCTGGTGAATCATGTCCAGAAGGAACAATTCCAATCAGAAGAACAACTGAACAAGACGTGTTAAGAGCTACTTCTGTCGgaaaatttggaagaaaaaaaataagacgTGTAAGAAGAGACACAAACAGCAATGGCCATGAG CATGCAGTTGGGTATGTGACTGGAGATCAATACTACGGAGCGAAAGCAAGCATAAATGTGTGGGCACCAAGAGTGGTTAATCAGTATGAATTCAGCTTATCACAAATGTGGGTCATATCTGGTTCATTTGGGGATGATCTTAACACCATTGAAGCTGGCTGGCAG GTAAGCCCAGAGCTGTATGGGGACAACTACCCCAGGTTCTTCACTTACTGGACT actGATGCATACCAAGCAACTGGGTGCTACAATTTGCTATGCTCCGGCTTTGTTCAAACTAACAATAGAATCGCAATTGGAGCTGCAATCTCACCGACATCATCATACAATGGTGGCCAATTCGATATCAGTTTGCTGATTTGGAAG gatCCAAAGCACGGAAATTGGTGGCTTGAATTCGGATCCGGGGTACTAGTCGGGTATTGGCCATCATTCTTGTTCACGCACCTTACAGACCATGCAAGCATGGTGCAATTTGGTGGAGAAATTGTGAACTCGAGGCCAAGTGGTTTCCACACATCAACACAAATGGGCAGCGGCCATTTTGCCGGCGAAGGATTTGGGAAAGCATCATATTTCAGAAATTTACAAGTTGTTGATTGGGATAATAACTTAATCCCATTATCGAACTTAAGAGTCTTAGCTGATCACCCCAACTGCTACGACATTCAAGGAGGTATTAACAGAGTATGGGgcaa
- the LOC102606970 gene encoding uncharacterized protein LOC102606970 isoform X2 has product MIISCWMDLVGVAFLCAKTRHKWYRFDHSRSRQQQQHKCTETQTGFQKQTTTQGSFSNMTSSSCCKISPIIPIFVSYLLVLSSSICLVHSSDTGKNLNATNQTTLRPEEELHKLKFIRAHLNKINKPAVKTIQSPDGDIIDCVETHLQPAFDHPKLKGQRPLDPPARPNGHKPSGMITEEFQLWSFSGESCPEGTIPIRRTTEQDVLRATSVGKFGRKKIRRVRRDTNSNGHEHAVGYVTGDQYYGAKASINVWAPRVVNQYEFSLSQMWVISGSFGDDLNTIEAGWQVSPELYGDNYPRFFTYWTTDAYQATGCYNLLCSGFVQTNNRIAIGAAISPTSSYNGGQFDISLLIWKLMVLVTNRDKIRLPDPEFDLSRYETQM; this is encoded by the exons ATGATCATTTCCTGTTGGATGGATTTGGTGGGAGTTGCGTTTCTATGTGCCAAAACTAGGCATAAATGGTATCGTTTTGATCACAGCAGAAGCAGACAACAACAGCAGCACAAATGTACAGAAACACAAACAGGTttccaaaaacaaacaactacTCAAGGAAGTTTCTCAAATATGACTTCTTCTAGTTGCTGTAAGATCTCCCCAATCATTCCCATTTTTGTGTCCTATCTTCTTGTACTTTCTTCTTCGATTTGTCTTGTTCATTCTTCGGATACCGGCAAAAATCTAAATGCAACCAATCAAACAACTCTTCGCCCAGAGGAAGAGTTGCACAAGTTGAAGTTTATTAGAGCTCATctcaacaaaatcaacaagCCTGCTGTGAAGACCATTCAG AGTCCTGATGGTGATATTATAGATTGTGTAGAAACTCATCTACAGCCTGCTTTTGATCATCCTAAGTTGAAAGGACAGAGACCATtg GATCCACCGGCAAGACCAAATGGGCACAAGCCGAGTGGCATGATCACTGAAGAATTTCAGTTGTGGAGCTTCTCTGGTGAATCATGTCCAGAAGGAACAATTCCAATCAGAAGAACAACTGAACAAGACGTGTTAAGAGCTACTTCTGTCGgaaaatttggaagaaaaaaaataagacgTGTAAGAAGAGACACAAACAGCAATGGCCATGAG CATGCAGTTGGGTATGTGACTGGAGATCAATACTACGGAGCGAAAGCAAGCATAAATGTGTGGGCACCAAGAGTGGTTAATCAGTATGAATTCAGCTTATCACAAATGTGGGTCATATCTGGTTCATTTGGGGATGATCTTAACACCATTGAAGCTGGCTGGCAG GTAAGCCCAGAGCTGTATGGGGACAACTACCCCAGGTTCTTCACTTACTGGACT actGATGCATACCAAGCAACTGGGTGCTACAATTTGCTATGCTCCGGCTTTGTTCAAACTAACAATAGAATCGCAATTGGAGCTGCAATCTCACCGACATCATCATACAATGGTGGCCAATTCGATATCAGTTTGCTGATTTGGAAG TTGATGGTCTTGGTCACAAATAGAGACAAAATAAGACTGCCAGATCCAGAATTTGATTTGAGTAGATATGAAACACAAATGTGA